A single region of the Candidatus Protochlamydia amoebophila UWE25 genome encodes:
- a CDS encoding RNA recognition motif domain-containing protein: protein MKKIFVGNLSWKTSEEQLKAHFEAFGKVVSAKIVTDQMTGKSKGFGFVEMESANDAENAIRELNGKPLVDRSLRVSLAQERDRSERREPRSFGGGDRDRSSFGGDRRSNYRS, encoded by the coding sequence ATGAAGAAAATATTTGTTGGTAACCTTTCTTGGAAAACATCGGAAGAGCAGCTTAAAGCTCATTTCGAAGCTTTCGGTAAAGTTGTTAGCGCCAAGATCGTTACTGATCAAATGACAGGCAAATCTAAAGGCTTCGGCTTTGTAGAAATGGAAAGTGCAAACGATGCAGAAAATGCTATTCGCGAATTAAATGGCAAGCCTTTAGTTGATCGTAGTTTGCGTGTAAGCTTAGCGCAAGAAAGAGATCGTAGCGAAAGAAGAGAGCCACGTTCTTTCGGTGGTGGAGATAGAGACAGATCATCTTTCGGCGGCGACAGACGTTCTAATTACCGTTCGTAA
- a CDS encoding bifunctional 3,4-dihydroxy-2-butanone-4-phosphate synthase/GTP cyclohydrolase II: MKTYRLEDALLALKEGKFVIVVDDENRENEGDLILAAEKAHPSSLGFMIRHTTGIICLAMKGQRLDELKLPPMVTDNTDRKQTAFTVSVDYLHQGVTTGVSAEDRTKTILSLIHPHTKPEDLGRPGHIFPLRYKEGGVLKRAGHTEAAVDLTNLAKLYPAGILAELINEDGSMMRLPELEKFSDLHQIPIITIAELIRFRRRHEKLVSCFSQSPIPTPFGDFNAYVYESQLDGIQHIALVKGEIKNQKNILVRMHSECLTGDVFGSKRCDCGSQLKLAMEKIEQEGRGVIIYLRGHEGRGIGIGHKLKAYNLQDQGKDTLEANLELGFPIDSREYGIGAQILVDLGLSTIRLMTNNLAKYNGLAGYDLEITERVPLPVCVTKENKHYLQTKKDKLGHLIDLSEDKLEIHHST; this comes from the coding sequence ATGAAAACCTATCGATTAGAAGATGCGCTTTTAGCCTTAAAAGAAGGAAAATTTGTTATTGTTGTTGACGATGAAAATAGAGAAAATGAAGGAGATTTGATTTTAGCTGCAGAAAAAGCACATCCAAGTTCATTGGGATTTATGATCAGGCATACTACAGGCATTATCTGCTTAGCCATGAAAGGACAACGTCTAGATGAATTAAAACTCCCTCCAATGGTTACAGATAATACAGATCGTAAACAAACAGCTTTTACAGTCTCTGTTGATTATTTGCATCAAGGTGTAACAACTGGAGTTTCGGCTGAAGATAGAACTAAAACAATTTTATCTCTCATTCACCCTCATACAAAACCAGAAGATTTAGGCCGCCCGGGACATATCTTCCCTCTTCGTTACAAAGAAGGGGGCGTTCTAAAAAGGGCAGGTCACACAGAAGCTGCTGTTGATCTGACAAACTTAGCCAAACTTTATCCGGCAGGTATCCTTGCAGAACTTATCAATGAAGATGGTTCCATGATGCGTTTACCAGAATTGGAGAAATTTTCCGACCTTCATCAAATTCCCATTATTACGATTGCAGAGCTTATTCGTTTTAGAAGAAGGCATGAAAAATTAGTGAGCTGTTTTTCACAATCCCCTATTCCTACTCCATTTGGAGATTTTAACGCTTATGTTTATGAATCACAATTAGATGGAATTCAACATATTGCATTAGTGAAAGGCGAAATAAAAAATCAAAAAAACATTCTTGTAAGAATGCATTCGGAATGCTTAACTGGCGATGTTTTTGGTTCTAAACGATGCGATTGTGGCTCCCAGCTAAAACTTGCCATGGAAAAAATAGAGCAAGAAGGACGAGGAGTGATTATTTATTTACGAGGGCATGAAGGAAGAGGAATTGGAATTGGTCATAAATTAAAAGCTTACAATCTTCAAGATCAAGGGAAAGACACATTAGAAGCTAACCTTGAACTAGGTTTTCCAATTGATTCTCGCGAATATGGAATAGGAGCCCAAATTTTAGTTGATTTAGGATTATCGACAATCCGATTAATGACAAATAATTTAGCTAAATATAATGGGCTAGCAGGGTATGATTTAGAAATTACTGAAAGGGTGCCTTTACCTGTTTGTGTAACAAAAGAGAATAAACATTATTTACAAACTAAAAAAGACAAACTCGGTCATTTGATTGACTTAAGTGAAGATAAATTAGAAATTCATCATTCGACGTAA
- the ribE gene encoding 6,7-dimethyl-8-ribityllumazine synthase encodes MKEYKGKLNISKARIGIVISRFNETITKNLLEGSLDELERYGISTQNLPVAWVPGAFEIPLIAKQMALSGEFDAIICLGAIIRGTTPHFDYVASQSAAGILNVSLEINLPVVFGILTTDTVEQAMERSGVKMGNKGREAVQTAIEMIDLTDQLSLLRNHPHSSTANNTSVCK; translated from the coding sequence ATGAAAGAATATAAGGGTAAATTAAATATTTCAAAAGCTCGTATTGGAATTGTTATTTCTCGTTTTAACGAAACCATAACCAAAAATCTTCTTGAGGGGTCCTTAGATGAATTAGAAAGATATGGAATATCAACACAAAACCTTCCTGTTGCTTGGGTACCTGGTGCTTTTGAAATTCCTTTAATTGCAAAACAAATGGCCCTTTCAGGAGAATTTGATGCCATTATTTGTTTGGGAGCTATTATTCGTGGGACCACCCCCCATTTTGACTATGTTGCTAGCCAATCTGCTGCAGGAATTCTGAATGTTTCTTTAGAAATTAATCTTCCGGTTGTATTTGGAATCTTAACAACGGATACGGTGGAACAAGCCATGGAACGCTCAGGAGTGAAAATGGGAAATAAAGGGCGGGAAGCCGTTCAAACAGCCATAGAGATGATAGACTTGACTGATCAACTCTCTTTGCTTAGAAATCATCCCCATTCTTCGACTGCCAATAATACTTCTGTTTGTAAATAA
- a CDS encoding riboflavin synthase, producing MFTGLVEEVGCLTKIEKRGDGIRFQIEASKILEDIKIGDSINVSGCCLTVVEYFKQSFSCDLVAETLQRTYFHHLSIGDFVNLERAIKYSDRLGGHLVQGHIDDIGRIISYSTLEGGAYWVTIKISPPLLRYVVHKGSITIDGVSLTIAEIGASHFSFAMIPHTGQCTILGRKGKGDLVNVEVDLMAKYIEKLMTPYHNQG from the coding sequence ATGTTTACTGGGTTAGTAGAGGAAGTGGGATGTCTCACAAAGATTGAAAAACGGGGTGATGGAATTCGTTTTCAGATTGAAGCATCAAAAATTTTAGAAGATATTAAAATTGGAGACTCAATTAACGTTAGTGGCTGTTGTCTAACTGTTGTAGAATATTTCAAACAATCATTTTCTTGTGATTTAGTCGCGGAAACCCTGCAACGAACTTATTTTCATCACTTATCGATAGGGGATTTTGTAAACCTCGAAAGAGCCATTAAATATAGCGACCGCTTAGGAGGCCATCTTGTACAAGGCCATATTGACGATATAGGACGCATTATTTCCTATTCAACCTTAGAAGGGGGGGCTTACTGGGTAACAATCAAAATTTCTCCTCCTCTCTTGCGCTATGTTGTTCACAAAGGCTCTATTACTATAGACGGTGTTAGCTTAACTATTGCTGAAATTGGCGCAAGCCATTTTTCCTTTGCTATGATTCCACATACTGGTCAATGCACAATATTGGGAAGAAAAGGAAAAGGTGATTTAGTTAATGTAGAAGTAGATTTAATGGCTAAATATATTGAAAAATTGATGACTCCCTATCACAACCAAGGATAA
- the mutM gene encoding DNA-formamidopyrimidine glycosylase: MPELPEVHTIVQDLKQSRLIGKKIISTEIFWPKTLAVPTPEIFCQQVQGQSIQNVDRRGKYIIFQLSNQMFLIVHLRMTGRFQFVTSQTPASPYVRIQFNFENGDQLRFHDTRKFGRWYLVSDVEEIIGHLGPEPLLSSFTFELFEDMMKNRKTLLKSLLLDQSFIVGLGNIYVDEALWEAKLHPLIPANQINLKHLKILYHSIKYVLEKGIQARGTTLGPGRTHYYRLDGSKGEHQTLLNVFRKTGHPCPRCGHLIEKLIVAQRSTHICPICQKK; the protein is encoded by the coding sequence ATGCCTGAACTCCCCGAAGTCCATACCATTGTCCAAGATTTGAAACAAAGTAGGCTTATTGGTAAAAAAATTATTTCTACAGAAATTTTTTGGCCTAAAACGCTTGCAGTACCTACACCTGAAATTTTCTGTCAGCAAGTCCAAGGTCAATCTATCCAAAATGTTGACAGAAGGGGTAAATACATCATTTTTCAACTTTCCAATCAGATGTTCCTCATTGTTCATTTAAGAATGACAGGCCGGTTTCAATTTGTTACAAGCCAAACCCCAGCCTCTCCTTACGTTCGAATACAATTTAATTTTGAAAATGGCGATCAGCTTCGTTTTCATGATACACGCAAATTTGGTCGTTGGTATTTAGTTTCTGATGTAGAGGAAATTATAGGACACTTAGGTCCCGAACCTTTACTTTCCTCTTTTACATTCGAACTATTTGAAGATATGATGAAAAATCGAAAAACTTTATTAAAAAGCTTACTACTAGACCAAAGTTTCATTGTAGGTCTTGGTAATATTTATGTGGATGAAGCTCTGTGGGAAGCAAAACTACATCCTTTGATTCCCGCCAATCAAATAAATCTAAAACACCTAAAGATTCTTTATCATAGCATTAAATATGTCCTTGAAAAAGGGATCCAAGCAAGAGGAACAACGCTTGGACCTGGGCGAACACACTATTATCGCTTAGATGGTTCAAAAGGAGAACACCAAACTCTTTTAAATGTCTTTCGAAAAACTGGACATCCTTGTCCTCGATGTGGTCATTTAATTGAAAAGCTAATTGTCGCGCAGCGAAGTACACACATTTGCCCCATCTGCCAAAAAAAATGA